In Fibrobacterota bacterium, the DNA window AAAGCTTGTTCCAGTTCCTTCAGGTTCTCGGGCATGCCGCCCGCTTCCTTGCGGGAAACGTCCCGCTTGGATTTGGAGATCTCCGTTGCCATGGCGTCCTCCTTTCCGGCGTCTTCCCCGACGCCTCGCTTGATGCATTGATGGTCATGCGTTGATGGATATCTGCTTCGACTTGGCCTCTTCGCTCTTGGGCAGCCTCAGCCAAAGGATGCCGTCCTTGAGCTTGGCTTCGACCTTGTCCTGGGCCAGGCGCGGTTCCAGGCGCACGGAACGGCGGAACTCCCCGAAGGCGCTTTCTTCCCGCAAGGTAGACGCGTCCCGGGAGGCTTCGGGGGCGTCGCGGCGTCCCGTTACCGTAAGGGTGTTCTCGCGTAGTTCGATGCCGAGATCCTCTTTCCGCATGCCGGGCGCCTGCACGGCCACGATCATTTCCGCGTCCCGGTCGTAAATATTGATGGGCGGGAAACCGGCCGCGAAATCGGGCCCGATGCGGCCGAAAACGGAATCCATTTGCCTGCGCAAGCGATCGAACTCCCGTTCGAGGTTTGCCATCGGCGCGAACGTCCAATCGAGTGCTGCCATACCGGCCTCCTTGGTCGATGGGTGGATGCGGCGCGAGGCGGGGAATGAATCCGATCCCCGGCGGCGCCGGGATGCTCTTCCCTAGAAAATACCTTCGCGTCCGGGTGGGAAGGAAGGACTTCGACTCGCCAAGGGAATAGGGAACTTAACGCGATAAAAAACGCGACAGATATCGCAGTAGCACCAGCACGGGAAGGGCGGCGGCGAAGTAACCGCCCAAGATGGCCAGGCGCAACC includes these proteins:
- a CDS encoding Hsp20/alpha crystallin family protein, which gives rise to MAALDWTFAPMANLEREFDRLRRQMDSVFGRIGPDFAAGFPPINIYDRDAEMIVAVQAPGMRKEDLGIELRENTLTVTGRRDAPEASRDASTLREESAFGEFRRSVRLEPRLAQDKVEAKLKDGILWLRLPKSEEAKSKQISINA